A section of the Candidatus Omnitrophota bacterium genome encodes:
- the smc gene encoding chromosome segregation protein SMC, whose protein sequence is MYFKKLEIVGFKSFAEKTKLYFEPGITTVVGPNGCGKCVDGETEVLLSDGRREKIGPLVETAIENNKRVKLLDDGYCAYSDSIDQAKVFSLNPRTLKIEYKPVLAFIKRKSPSFLLKVKTKSGRTITTTHYHPFFSIRDGQVISLKAEELKEKVKIARPRQLKPYDSNNILRVESLLEEFLLQDSVYIPYSEKIGCYVDNLAEEAHGLGKLAQDIGANFNQLRSVGDGQALNAAIFSQLLKKQAMPNVCEVVTKIKSKGCGMIKIPVQLDRDIARFLGYVLSEGRNTTANQVWFVNSDEALIKDFASCVKNVFGLEAKVFSYKENTKDVLVYSHALCKFLDRVFGIGIGEKSSSKRIPKQIFGADDEIAAEFLSALFEGDGYISADRKGGKNCDYIEYSTASCGLAEDIATLLLRFGTQSVIREKLKAATNTRDKKKRKYYSVYVYGINNIKQLVRRLDFVGVKAARLKSIENANYTGNPNLDLIPEVNKLVKLLVKETKINVKKLRKTYPKLSAYYENRCYASREGLNEVLCVIEEHGRISTLARLILDHLKNLARSDIYWDEIVKIERVKGPEWVYDLTVEGHHNFVANDIIVHNSNIIDAIKWVLGEQSVKSLRGSAMEDVIFNGTDDREPINMAEVSLTLSNKDRNLSIDVDEVVVSRRLFRSGESEYLINKAPVRLKDVNELFMGTGIGAEAYSIVEQGKIDLIISSRPEDRRFIFEEASGITKYKSKRREAVRKLEDTDNNLLRVNDIVTEVKRQIDSITRQARKAERYKERFDRLKDLESKSAFYEYEILKREREEKESEASEIKDEISKISRDIEDLSSNLESERISFAGIDAKFAQLQNSKFSKESLIEQNKNKIIVDKERIAELSARIESLRAEITSIESRHLSAQKLIEALENEFAIISDLEGAKVRVLEDEEKRLLELEAEIRTSEKNVIESRKNLINYMAERSKSKNEVIKLTSDIQNRSVRLRRLSLEAEKVEEEAKAAKEKLAEADRDFKDTENRLNNIRAEKDRILGEKEALLTSVRASEDELQKERDALIKLESKKSFLEDLIKKHEGFTGGTKALLESLDSGDLKIEGIEGVLGNMVEAKRGFERAAEAALGDYIQCIVAKDRESALKAVEYLETTKKGRATFIVSNEITDSNEAPASHLSKDDIVGRLSDFITAKDSLKKVVAGLLGNTYLVESVDKAEKILHYISPDSSANVRLVTKKGEVLARGFIAGGSGVFGEDEGIIGRELRLKEASSAIESTRDLIGKMEAAKGDLSAKLLSLEEKIVSLESILREEEAEYHSKKSRLSSVGEEDERLSEELSLLNLEREEIQDEVNDISSKKNDLEKCLVEIEAEENNTHNLLVNSEEAIKNISREREEIVILITKVKTEIQAISKEKATLSQNIEAQRESFNTYSLSLAQKKDEIESSVRRADELSSEIEELGAEVVELSNEAKTITEEIARISANKEKNSSAIEMIEKRLAELYKLSNEDKDKDHNLNMKSSEISFKAETLRNRMAQLYKVDIDHDKVEYDPSSNWESFRGEIEELKRKLESMGTVNLVAIEEHKELEDRFNFLSQQREDLVKAKESLKEAISKINKTTRKLFMETFEKIQFEFKNYFRYLFGGGQAEVFLLDEHDVLESGIEIAVRPPGKRLQSITLLSGGEKALTAISLIFAIFKVKPSPFCLLDEVDAPLDESNVERFTKAIREFTKTSQFIVVTHNKRTITMADVMYGITMEKSGISKIVSVKFHDEARAQAVASEEKEKEPVRHFDGAQCGLKRGEPVEPQAQGSSRVESRDEEKKAAEPEKLLT, encoded by the coding sequence ATGTATTTTAAAAAATTAGAAATAGTAGGATTTAAATCTTTTGCCGAAAAGACTAAACTTTATTTCGAGCCCGGAATAACTACGGTAGTAGGCCCAAACGGATGCGGCAAGTGCGTGGACGGCGAAACAGAGGTCTTATTGTCTGACGGCCGACGGGAAAAAATCGGCCCATTGGTAGAGACAGCGATTGAAAATAATAAGCGGGTAAAACTACTTGATGACGGTTACTGCGCTTATTCCGATAGTATCGATCAGGCAAAAGTGTTTTCGTTAAATCCCCGCACCCTGAAAATAGAATACAAGCCTGTTCTTGCCTTCATAAAAAGAAAATCCCCATCGTTTCTGCTTAAAGTAAAGACAAAAAGCGGCCGCACAATAACAACCACCCATTATCACCCCTTTTTCAGTATCCGCGATGGCCAGGTTATCTCGCTCAAGGCCGAAGAGCTCAAGGAAAAAGTCAAAATAGCGCGACCGAGGCAATTAAAACCGTACGACTCTAACAATATTTTGCGAGTAGAATCGTTATTGGAAGAATTTTTACTGCAAGATTCTGTTTATATCCCATACTCCGAAAAGATTGGGTGCTATGTTGATAATCTGGCAGAAGAAGCGCATGGATTAGGGAAGTTGGCTCAGGATATAGGCGCCAATTTTAACCAGCTGAGATCAGTAGGAGACGGCCAAGCGTTGAATGCCGCAATATTTTCTCAGTTGTTAAAAAAACAAGCGATGCCCAATGTTTGTGAGGTCGTGACTAAGATTAAATCCAAGGGATGCGGTATGATTAAAATTCCCGTTCAACTTGACAGGGATATCGCCAGATTCTTGGGCTATGTACTTTCCGAGGGCCGAAATACCACCGCAAACCAGGTGTGGTTTGTCAATAGCGACGAAGCGCTTATCAAGGATTTTGCCTCATGCGTCAAAAATGTTTTCGGATTAGAAGCGAAAGTCTTCTCGTATAAAGAGAACACAAAAGACGTTTTAGTATATTCCCACGCGCTTTGCAAATTTTTGGATAGAGTATTCGGTATCGGCATAGGAGAAAAATCTTCTTCAAAAAGAATACCTAAACAGATATTCGGTGCAGACGATGAGATTGCCGCCGAATTTCTTTCGGCGCTCTTTGAAGGCGATGGCTATATATCCGCGGACAGAAAAGGAGGAAAGAATTGCGATTATATAGAATATTCCACGGCTTCGTGCGGCCTCGCGGAGGATATCGCTACTTTGTTGCTCCGGTTTGGGACACAGTCGGTTATCAGAGAAAAACTAAAGGCGGCGACAAACACAAGGGATAAGAAAAAGAGAAAATATTATTCCGTGTATGTCTATGGAATAAATAACATTAAACAACTGGTCCGGCGACTCGATTTTGTCGGCGTAAAAGCAGCCAGGTTGAAATCGATAGAGAATGCAAATTATACTGGAAACCCCAATTTGGACCTGATCCCGGAGGTAAATAAGTTAGTAAAATTGCTGGTTAAAGAAACGAAGATCAACGTCAAGAAACTGCGCAAGACTTATCCTAAGTTAAGCGCCTATTACGAGAATAGATGTTATGCAAGCCGCGAAGGCCTGAATGAAGTATTATGTGTTATTGAGGAACATGGCCGGATAAGCACTTTAGCCAGACTGATTTTGGATCATCTGAAGAATCTGGCGCGGTCAGATATTTATTGGGATGAGATCGTTAAAATTGAGCGGGTAAAGGGGCCTGAATGGGTCTATGACCTTACCGTTGAAGGGCACCACAACTTCGTTGCCAACGATATCATTGTCCATAATAGCAATATTATCGACGCCATAAAATGGGTATTGGGCGAGCAGTCTGTTAAGTCTTTGCGCGGTTCCGCAATGGAAGATGTCATATTTAACGGGACTGATGACAGAGAGCCGATAAATATGGCCGAGGTCTCGCTTACCCTGTCAAATAAAGATAGAAACCTTTCGATCGATGTCGATGAAGTCGTAGTATCCCGCCGGTTATTTCGTTCAGGAGAGAGCGAATATCTTATAAACAAGGCCCCCGTCCGACTCAAGGACGTCAACGAACTATTTATGGGTACGGGCATAGGGGCCGAGGCATATTCCATCGTAGAGCAGGGCAAGATAGACCTCATAATAAGCAGCCGCCCCGAGGACAGGCGTTTTATTTTTGAAGAAGCCAGCGGGATAACCAAGTACAAATCCAAGAGAAGGGAAGCGGTAAGGAAGCTGGAAGATACCGATAATAACCTTCTCAGGGTAAATGATATAGTTACAGAGGTCAAGCGCCAGATAGATTCAATAACGAGGCAGGCGAGGAAAGCGGAGCGCTATAAAGAGCGTTTTGACCGCCTTAAGGACCTGGAATCTAAATCGGCATTTTATGAATATGAGATCCTTAAGCGCGAAAGAGAAGAGAAGGAATCCGAGGCATCTGAAATAAAAGATGAGATCAGTAAGATATCCCGCGATATAGAAGACCTCTCATCAAATCTTGAATCGGAAAGAATATCTTTTGCCGGTATAGACGCGAAGTTTGCCCAACTGCAGAATTCCAAATTCTCCAAGGAGTCGTTAATAGAGCAGAATAAGAATAAGATAATCGTAGACAAAGAGCGGATTGCCGAACTCTCGGCAAGGATCGAAAGCTTAAGGGCCGAAATAACTTCTATAGAATCGAGGCATCTCTCGGCACAAAAACTAATAGAAGCGCTTGAAAACGAATTTGCCATAATCTCCGACCTAGAAGGCGCAAAAGTGCGTGTTTTGGAGGATGAAGAAAAGCGGCTTTTGGAGCTGGAAGCGGAAATAAGGACGAGCGAAAAGAATGTGATAGAAAGCCGTAAAAACCTCATCAACTATATGGCAGAGCGGTCAAAATCCAAAAATGAGGTTATAAAACTTACGAGCGATATACAGAATAGGTCTGTGCGTTTAAGGCGTCTTAGCCTGGAAGCGGAAAAGGTGGAGGAGGAAGCAAAGGCCGCAAAAGAGAAACTAGCGGAGGCCGACAGGGACTTTAAGGATACGGAAAACCGGCTTAACAATATCCGCGCGGAAAAAGATAGGATACTTGGCGAAAAAGAAGCGCTTCTTACGTCTGTCAGGGCCTCGGAAGATGAGCTGCAGAAAGAACGGGACGCGCTTATTAAGCTTGAATCCAAAAAATCTTTTTTGGAAGACCTCATAAAGAAACACGAAGGATTTACAGGCGGCACAAAAGCGCTTTTAGAATCGCTTGATAGTGGCGATTTAAAGATAGAAGGCATAGAGGGTGTTTTGGGCAATATGGTCGAGGCAAAGAGAGGGTTTGAAAGGGCAGCCGAGGCAGCGCTCGGCGATTATATTCAGTGTATAGTGGCAAAAGACAGAGAGAGCGCTTTAAAGGCGGTCGAATATCTGGAGACAACCAAAAAAGGACGCGCAACTTTCATAGTATCCAATGAGATAACAGATTCGAACGAGGCCCCGGCATCTCATCTTTCAAAAGACGATATCGTAGGCAGATTAAGCGACTTCATTACGGCTAAAGACAGCCTTAAAAAGGTAGTGGCAGGACTTCTTGGCAATACCTATCTTGTTGAAAGTGTAGACAAGGCCGAAAAGATACTACATTATATTTCTCCGGATTCCTCAGCTAACGTAAGACTGGTGACTAAAAAGGGTGAGGTTCTAGCGCGAGGTTTTATAGCGGGAGGGTCGGGAGTATTCGGAGAGGACGAGGGTATTATCGGCAGAGAACTGCGCCTGAAAGAGGCCTCCTCCGCCATAGAATCCACGAGGGATCTTATCGGCAAGATGGAAGCGGCGAAAGGGGATTTAAGCGCAAAACTTTTAAGCCTTGAAGAAAAGATCGTCTCCTTAGAAAGTATCCTCAGGGAAGAAGAGGCGGAATATCACAGTAAAAAGAGCCGCCTATCATCGGTCGGAGAAGAGGATGAGAGGCTCTCCGAGGAGTTATCGCTCCTTAATCTCGAAAGGGAAGAAATCCAGGACGAAGTGAACGACATTTCCTCCAAGAAGAACGACCTGGAAAAGTGCTTGGTGGAGATCGAGGCGGAGGAGAATAATACCCATAATCTTCTTGTCAATTCCGAAGAAGCGATAAAAAATATTTCCAGAGAGCGTGAAGAGATAGTAATACTGATAACAAAGGTCAAAACAGAGATTCAGGCTATTTCCAAAGAAAAGGCCACGCTTTCGCAGAACATAGAAGCCCAAAGAGAATCCTTTAATACTTACAGCCTGTCTCTCGCGCAGAAAAAAGACGAGATAGAATCTTCGGTGAGAAGGGCGGACGAGCTTTCTTCGGAGATAGAAGAGCTGGGAGCGGAGGTCGTCGAACTATCTAACGAAGCAAAGACAATAACCGAAGAGATCGCGCGAATAAGTGCCAACAAAGAGAAAAATTCTTCGGCTATAGAAATGATAGAAAAGCGTCTGGCCGAGCTATACAAGTTGTCAAACGAAGATAAGGATAAAGACCACAACTTAAACATGAAAAGTTCCGAAATATCTTTTAAGGCAGAGACGCTTAGGAATAGAATGGCCCAACTTTATAAGGTCGACATAGACCATGATAAGGTGGAATACGATCCGTCTTCGAACTGGGAATCATTTCGAGGAGAGATAGAGGAGCTTAAGCGCAAGCTCGAGTCAATGGGGACCGTAAATCTGGTAGCGATAGAGGAGCATAAAGAGCTGGAAGACAGGTTTAACTTTTTGAGCCAGCAGCGCGAAGATCTCGTAAAAGCAAAAGAATCGCTCAAGGAAGCTATATCCAAGATAAACAAGACGACACGCAAGCTTTTTATGGAGACATTTGAAAAGATACAGTTTGAATTTAAAAATTATTTCCGGTATCTATTTGGAGGCGGACAGGCTGAGGTATTTCTTTTGGACGAACACGATGTCCTTGAATCGGGTATAGAAATAGCTGTCAGGCCGCCCGGAAAGAGATTGCAAAGTATCACCCTTCTTTCAGGCGGAGAAAAGGCGCTTACAGCGATATCGCTGATATTCGCAATATTTAAAGTAAAACCGAGTCCGTTCTGCCTTTTGGACGAGGTCGATGCCCCCTTAGACGAATCTAACGTGGAGCGTTTTACCAAAGCGATAAGGGAATTTACCAAGACATC